Below is a genomic region from Telmatobacter sp. DSM 110680.
AGATGCCGGTGGACGCAACGGGATCGGCGATGCAGCCGGCGAGTTCCCCGGGCGGAGGCAGGCCCGGAGGAGGAATCGGTACGCCGATCGCATCACCCGACCCTCTTACCGGCTCAAAATCCTGGCTTCTTGGCGGATTTGCGGTTCTGCTTGCTGGAATAGCCTTCTTCGTTTTACGTAGAAGAGCAGACGGTGAGATCAGCACAAATCGCACGCCTGTCGCCGAGGTTTTCCCGCTGAGCGACGTCATGGAGAATCCTCGCGCAACAGTACAACTTCCACCGACCATTCAGGTCGAGCGGCAAGGTTCGCTGCTAGAAACACTAAAAGAGGAACTTTTTGCGCTTGAACAGGACAAAATTGCCGGCCTGCTTTCAGCTGAAGAATATGCGCAAGCCAAGGCAGGTTTGCAGGCTGTGCTCAAGCGCGTTTTGAACGTGAAGTAGGAACCTCAATCACCTTGTCTCTCAGGAATTCACGCCCCCGCTGCGAATCGATCGCGGGATCGTACTGCCACAGCATTTTGCCTGTCTTCGCGTCCATCGCGGGATGAGCCTGCTGTTTGAAGCTGAAATCGGGATGAATTGCTAGCTCTGGCTGGAGACGAGCATTAGCATTGCCTCGTCACTCGATCAAGATCTGCGCGAGTTATCGAGGAGGCTTGTTCATGGCCTCGGCTTCAGGCGGATGGGAATTGAGACTAGCAGCCTGGTCTGCATACAAAACAAAGCCCCGATCGCGGGCTTGTTGAGAAAGCGCAACGAGATGGGCGCTCCCCACTGACGGCGATAACTTCGATTCGACATCAGCAAGTGCCAGCCTTGCTTCGCACTCCAGCGTATAAAAACCAATTCTGTGCGCCCGCTGAATCAAAGATTTAAGGTCGCGCTGGACGACTAGAAGGCCTTCACTCCGATGCGGAGCAGCAGAGGCTTCCGCGCTATCGATGCGCAGCGCGAGCAACTCGAGCGGCATCCCCAAAACGGGGAACTCGTGAAGGTCAGTAAGCTTTTTCGCGCGTTGAATCAGTGTTTTGCTCTCATTGATTTTTCCTTGCGCCAAAAGAGCTTGGCCGAGCGCAAGGTAACCGCTGAGTTCCTCTCCAGCATTCTTGTCTTTTTCGAATACTGCGATAACATCATGCAACTCTCGCTCTGCTTGATCCGGGTGGTGTCGGTCAATGCTCAGCTGAATGAGCGAAAGTTGCAGATTTACTGTGGACGCATTCGCTTTTTTCAGAATTTCGACTGCTTCCTCATAGCTTCTCTGCGACGCGTTCAGGTCTCCCTGTTGACGCTGGACGTCTCCCAAACCTGACACTGCATTCGCGAATAACCATGGGTCTCCGCCCCATGATCGATAGAATGCAACTTGCGCGTTCAACTCGCTCATTGCGTCGTTAAGCTCTCCCTTGATCAGCAGCATGCCTGGATGACCAGTTGCGGGGATAGAACTCGTCGCCATCTTTGCTGCCCTGCCAAACTCCCGGGCCTCCTCGTACAGCCTCTCCGCCTTATCGAAATTGCCATGCCATTGCTCGATGTCGGCAAGGTTGGATGTAACGACGGCGAGATTCACGCGATCATTTACGACTGTGAAATTCTGCTTCGCTTTGCGATATTCCTCCTCAGCGCGCGCCCACTGACCCTGATCCTGGTAAACCAGCGACAAGTTGTTCAGAGCGACGCCCATGTTCTCGTAGTCGCCGCTTTCGTTGAAGGTACGAATTGCCTCCTCGTAAAGAGGAATGGCTTCCAGCGCATGACCGGTGAGCCGTTGATTCTCGGCCATGATCTGCAGCGTGGCCCCGGCGAGATTACGATTTCCAGCGGCCGTGTAAATCTCAAATGCTTCGTGGCACTCGGGTGGATTCTGGAGGTGTTGCCGATTGAGCAGGCAAAGGTTTTGCTCAGCCCTTGCGTACACCAGTCTCTGATTCTGAGATTGCGCTTTCTGGGCGGCCGTCCGAAATAGTTTTTCGGCGGCATCGACATCTTTGCGCATTTGCAGTGGAGCTTCACGTAGGTCTATCCGGGCGTCGTTGCTTGCAGGCGGAGGCAGACGTCGCAGTTGGCGAATGGTCTCAAGAGATTCATCGGGATGATATGAATCCAGTTGAAGTTTTGCCAGCTGCAAGCCGTAGTCGAGGCTATCGGGAAACATATTGAAGAGAACGCGATAGATATCCGCTGCTTTCCCGCGGTCGCCAAGTGCCTGATCGTAGCTGGCCTCGATCTCCATTTTCTGTATGCGTGGAAGGCCCGATGACAGGTCCACTCCTTTTTTGGCTTCCACCTTTGCCTGGTCATAATGCCCAAGAAACAGTTCGGTCCTTGACAGCATGGAGTGTGCCAGCGGAAATCCTGCCTCGGTCGCAATGGCCTGCTCAAAGAACCCACGAGCTGTTTCGAAATCATATGCGCGGAGTCTTTCAAGACCGAGGGCGTAGAAGCGGGCAGCTTCAGGATCTGCGGGCAGCGTAGCTTGCACCATGGTTTCGTCGGAGTCTCCAGTGCTGCCAACACCGAGGCGGTTTCTTAACTTCCCACCAATGCGGCTGACGATTGCAAACAGGTCTTCGCTGGCTCCGATCTCCGCGATTTCGCACATCACTTCGCCGGTCTTCGCATCCTGCAGGCGAGCATCGACCCTGATTTGCCCGTGCTCGGGCTTGCCGATTGTGGTGTAGGAACCAAGCACAAGGAGATCGCTGTCGAGTGCACTGCCGATCCGCGAGGTAGTCACCCGATCAAGCGTGTCAGTCTTCGCCCACGGTGAGTAGTTGCGCAGATTGGCAATATCCTCGGCCGATACGAGTCGGAGCTTATCACCGCTCGCCAATTCGGTGCTCAGCATCTCGGACAGTGCGGTGCCCAGCCACGCGTCGTTGGAAGCGCCGGAAAGACTCTTAAACCCCAGCACGGCTACGGAACTGCGCACACTCACTTTTGCAGCAACCGGCGTTGTCGACGCGATGGCGGCCGATTTGATTCCGTTCCAGCGCATCCACCCCGCGCTCAGGGCAACCACGAGAAACACTGAAGCTGCCACATACAGCAGCGGCGAATCGGGTAAGCTGCGCCGAGAACCAGAAGCAGGTTCGAGGGATCCAACCGCAGATGTCGTTGGTGGTGGAAGTGAGGCCGGAGCATCGAGCGGCTCAGGCTCCGCGCGAATTACCGTGACCGGCGCGATGAAACGGTACCCTCGTCGAGGAACCGTCTCAATGAAGCGTGGGTTTTCAGGGTTATCGTCGATAACCGCGCGGAGTTTTTTGAGGATGACATTGAGACTACCGTCGAAGTCGACGAACGTTCCATCTGGCCAGATGCTGGAGCGCAGCTCATCGCGTCCTACAATTTCTCCTGAACGTTCGAGCAGCAGAATCAAGACCCGAAAAGGCTGGTCTTGAATCTTGACGCGCACACCATTGCGCAGAAGCGTTTTTTGTACGACGTCCGCCTCGAATAAACCGAATCGGAAGCTGCGCGCGGGGGAAGATGCGTGTTGCATGTCCTGCCGACCCAACTGAGATGCGCCATCATAGCACGAAACGCTTCCCATCCGTAATGTTTCCAAACCGCTCATAGTAAGTGGATTAGCTCGTCTTTGTAAGAAACGCCATGACATCTAACTTGCCCACGCCTCTGAAGAAGCGGCCGTCGCATCAAGGCCGGGCGCACCGGTTTGCCCGAATCGCAATAACGCCAACGATCACTGCGATAAGAGAGTTTCGCATTTCATCTTCCTGCTGGTTCTTCTGTTTGAAACGCTCGATCAATGGTGACTCGAGCATTGGTTTCGTTTCAGAATCCACTGCGCAGTGGTTGTGTGCCGGCGGGACCGATAAGCCACACCCGCACTGCATATTGCGAGGAGTTCAAATTGAAGTTGAAATGAGGGGGGATACGATTAGCACATGTTTCGCTCGCCCACGCAATCACAAAGCCGTGCGAGCTCCAATTCGTCGTCCAGTTTCCCTGGGACTCAGCTTGAACGTTTTCGCCGGGGCATGACGCGTCAAAAACCGACAATTGAACGCTCTCCACCATCCATCCAGGAGCCAGCTGCGATAGATCGTAGCTGTCCTTCCCGGTCGAGAACCGCGAAGGGTCTGAGCGAGCCACAAATGCCGAGGTTCCCACCGCACCCGGTGGAACCTGCTCGCTTGTGAACGGTGGCGATTCGAATTCTAACTGCTGGATTGCGCGCACAGAGGTTGCAGTTGCATCAAGCGCGACCCATGCAGCGGGAATGTTCTTAAAGAGTTGAGGTTCTCCGCGGGAGGCTACAAAAGAGCAACCATTAAGTTGCGCCTCTTGTCCATTGGGGAACTGAATGATGAGATCGCCGACGAAATCCGAAACGGATCTCAACCCCGGATCGATATAGACATCGATGGCGTCATCCTTCCATGCTCGCGCTCCGTCCAGACGTAAATTGATTTGCGCTGCCGGAACTCCGGGCTGGAGAGCGTGCGAACTCAATTGAAGCCGGACGGTGCCAGCAATCTGCCCGAAAGAACACCCCTCGAGATGGAAATGATTGTCAGGCTCTGCCGGAGTGAAGACTGGACCAGCGGCCTTGCCGTTGACGGAGCGGATGGTGGGTGCGATACACGGCA
It encodes:
- a CDS encoding tetratricopeptide repeat protein; this translates as MSGLETLRMGSVSCYDGASQLGRQDMQHASSPARSFRFGLFEADVVQKTLLRNGVRVKIQDQPFRVLILLLERSGEIVGRDELRSSIWPDGTFVDFDGSLNVILKKLRAVIDDNPENPRFIETVPRRGYRFIAPVTVIRAEPEPLDAPASLPPPTTSAVGSLEPASGSRRSLPDSPLLYVAASVFLVVALSAGWMRWNGIKSAAIASTTPVAAKVSVRSSVAVLGFKSLSGASNDAWLGTALSEMLSTELASGDKLRLVSAEDIANLRNYSPWAKTDTLDRVTTSRIGSALDSDLLVLGSYTTIGKPEHGQIRVDARLQDAKTGEVMCEIAEIGASEDLFAIVSRIGGKLRNRLGVGSTGDSDETMVQATLPADPEAARFYALGLERLRAYDFETARGFFEQAIATEAGFPLAHSMLSRTELFLGHYDQAKVEAKKGVDLSSGLPRIQKMEIEASYDQALGDRGKAADIYRVLFNMFPDSLDYGLQLAKLQLDSYHPDESLETIRQLRRLPPPASNDARIDLREAPLQMRKDVDAAEKLFRTAAQKAQSQNQRLVYARAEQNLCLLNRQHLQNPPECHEAFEIYTAAGNRNLAGATLQIMAENQRLTGHALEAIPLYEEAIRTFNESGDYENMGVALNNLSLVYQDQGQWARAEEEYRKAKQNFTVVNDRVNLAVVTSNLADIEQWHGNFDKAERLYEEAREFGRAAKMATSSIPATGHPGMLLIKGELNDAMSELNAQVAFYRSWGGDPWLFANAVSGLGDVQRQQGDLNASQRSYEEAVEILKKANASTVNLQLSLIQLSIDRHHPDQAERELHDVIAVFEKDKNAGEELSGYLALGQALLAQGKINESKTLIQRAKKLTDLHEFPVLGMPLELLALRIDSAEASAAPHRSEGLLVVQRDLKSLIQRAHRIGFYTLECEARLALADVESKLSPSVGSAHLVALSQQARDRGFVLYADQAASLNSHPPEAEAMNKPPR